Proteins co-encoded in one Puntigrus tetrazona isolate hp1 chromosome 20, ASM1883169v1, whole genome shotgun sequence genomic window:
- the taar15 gene encoding trace amine associated receptor 15, whose translation MEFLEHHCLPHWNTSCSLDFHLNYVNLFLFLYISTVSVLTVCGNLLVIVSIMIFKQLHTPANLLILSLALSDFLVGICVMPVESIRSINSCFYMGKSHCHIFHVIMSVLGSVSLINIMLVAIDRYFAVCEPLMYVSKLTIRKTLMCISLGWSVSICYNLVPVDLGNSNLTGQIVICLRECAVAVSNAWGPADLIVSFIAPCIIMLILYVRILTVALRQAKIISNTSKKKESQKNLKSFRKSEVKATKTLSIIVLVYFICWVPWYISMLNMKQFQKSSVILSALLCLFYTNSCINPFIYAIYYPWFKRSVKLVVSLKILHTVTNQINLFTKDV comes from the coding sequence ATGGAATTTCTTGAACATCACTGTCTTCCTCACTGGAATACAAGCTGTTCACTTgactttcatttgaattatgTTAATCTATTCTTGTTCCTGTACATATCCACAGTCTCTGTGCTGACGGTGTGTGGAAATCTTCTTGTCATCGTTTCTATAATGATTTTCAAGCAGCTTCACACGCCGGCCAACCTCCTCATCCTCTCATTGGCCCTTTCTGACTTCTTGGTGGGAATCTGTGTGATGCCTGTTGAAAGCATTAGAAGCATTAACTCCTGTTTTTATATGGGAAAGTCGCACTGTCATATATTTCATGTGATTATGTCTGTGCTTGGGTCTGTGTCACTCATTAACATCATGCTTGTAGCTATTGATCgttattttgctgtttgtgAGCCACTCATGTATGTGTCCAAATTGACAATTAGAAAAACACTGATGTGCATAAGTTTAGGATGGTCTGTGTCCATATGTTATAATCTAGTACCAGTGGATTTAGGGAATTCAAACCTGACAGGACAAATTGTTATCTGTCTAAGGGAATGTGCAGTGGCTGTCAGCAATGCCTGGGGTCCAGCCGACTTGATAGTGAGCTTCATTGCTCCgtgtataataatgttaattttgtatGTAAGAATTCTTACTGTGGCCTTAAGACAAGCTAAAATAATTTCCAACACTTCAAAGAAAAAGGAATCTCAGAAAAATCTGAAGTCATTCCGGAAATCAGAggtgaaagcaaccaaaacgtTGAGCATAATTGtccttgtgtattttatttgctgGGTTCCCTGGTATATAAGTATGCTTAATATGAAACAGTTTCAGAAGTCATCTGTGATCCTCTCTGCTTTACTCTGTTTGTTTTACACTAATTCATGCATCAATCCctttatatatgcaatatattaccCCTGGTTCAAAAGGTCAGTGAAGCTAGTGGTTAGCCTAAAAATACTGCATACAGTCACTaaccaaattaatttatttaccaAAGACgtttaa